A single region of the Phalacrocorax carbo chromosome 4, bPhaCar2.1, whole genome shotgun sequence genome encodes:
- the CNOT7 gene encoding CCR4-NOT transcription complex subunit 7 has translation MPAATVDHSQRICEVWACNLDEEMKKIRQVIRKYNYVAMDTEFPGVVARPIGEFRSNADYQYQLLRCNVDLLKIIQLGLTFMNEQGEYPPGTSTWQFNFKFNLTEDMYAQDSIELLTTSGIQFKKHEEEGIETQYFAELLMTSGVVLCEGVKWLSFHSGYDFGYLIKILTNSNLPEEELDFFEILRLFFPVIYDVKYLMKSCKNLKGGLQEVAEQLELERIGPQHQAGSDSLLTGMAFFKMREMFFEDHIDDAKYCGHLYGLGSGSSYVQNGTGNAYEEEANKQS, from the exons ATGCCAGCAGCTACCGTAGACCATAGCCAAAGAATCTGTGAAGTTTGGGCTTGTAACTTGGATGAAGAGATGAAGAAAATTCGTCAAGTTATACGAAAGTATAACTATGTAGCTATG GATACAGAATTCCCAGGAGTAGTCGCAAGGCCTATTGGAGAGTTCAGAAGCAATGCAGACTATCAGTACCAGCTATTACGCTGCAATGTAGACTtgctaaaaataattcaacTAGGACTGACATTTATGAATGAGCAAGGAGAATACCCTCCAGGAACTTCAACTTGGCAATTTaactttaaatttaatttaac AGAAGATATGTATGCCCAGGACTCTATTGAACTGTTGACGACATCTGGTATCCAGTTTAAAAAGCATGAGGAAGAAGGAATTGAGACACAGTACTTTGCAGAACTGCTTATGACATCAGGAGTTGTACTGTGTGAAGGAGTCAAGTGGCTTTCCTTTCATAG TGGATACGACTTTGGCTATCTAATCAAAATCCTGACAAACTCTAATTTACCTGAAGAAGAGCTGGACTTCTTTGAGATACTGCGATTGtttttccctgtcatctatgaTGTAAAATATCTCATGAAGAGTTGCAAAAATCTGAAG ggtGGATTACAAGAAGTGGCTGAGCAGTTAGAGCTGGAAAGGATAGGACCGCAGCATCAGGCAGGATCTGATTCTTTACTCACAGGAATGGCCTTTTTCAAAATGAGAGAA ATGTTCTTTGAAGATCACATTGATGATGCCAAATATTGTGGCCACTTATACGGCCTTGGTTCGGGGTCATCTTATGTACAAAATGGCACAGGAAATGCATATGAAGAAGAAGCCAACAAACAGTCATGA